A genomic segment from Necator americanus strain Aroian chromosome III, whole genome shotgun sequence encodes:
- a CDS encoding hypothetical protein (NECATOR_CHRIII.G9001.T1), translating to MANVRCAIVVSTCLLWLTPFVFCEFPSCLTTTPSESISLNVDCKRIDTSVEVSNNCAGSVRLYAFFEPIETGMRSMFYKVKQGATASIILSRAIRKWTWNGLLNEAAVVIYAWTNLKDPRLEQIWQKTLNGTLSCA from the exons ATGGCTAACGTCAGATGCGCTATCGTCGTAAGTACGTGTCTTTTATGG CTTACTCCATTTGTTTTCTGCGAATTCCCGTCATGCCTCACTACCACTCCATCGGAAAGTATCTCATTAAACGTAGACTGCAAAAGAATAGACACGAGCGTTGAG GTATCCAACAACTGTGCAGGTTCCGTGCGCCTCTATGCTTTCTTCGAACCAATTGAGACGGGGATGCGATCAATGTTTTACAAGGTGAAGCAAGGAGCCACAGCCAGCATAATCCTGTCACGTGCGATTCGAAAATGGACGTGGAATGGATTGCTGAACGAAGCGGCGGTGGTGATCTACGCGTGGACGAATCTAAAAGACCCACGTCTGGAGCAAATCTGGCAAAAAACCCTTAACGGCACTCTTTCATGTGCATAA